In Spirosoma sp. KUDC1026, the sequence TGCGCATTGCCCCGCCCCTTATCATCACAGAGGAACAGATTCGGGAAGCCTGCGCCGTTATTCTGGAAGCGGTCGAGTACGTAGTGGGCTAAGGAAACAGCACCGTCAGCGTACCAACCAGCAGCGCCAGTCCGAACAGAATCAGTGCACCAATCAGAAAGGTTTTCCCCAGACTACCGCCGGATTTAGGGGGCATTTCGTTTGCCATAAGAATTTGGTATCAATAAAGCGGCCGGTTGGCGCATTGGTTTCTCAACGCACCAACCGCCCCAATGAGTTTCCGAGAGTTAATGGTTTGACCCTGATTTTAGGCACTTGGATGGCAATAGCCTTCCCGGCACTTTATTATCAATATTCTCTCAACGTATCAAAGGTTCAACTATACCAGAATTTTGAACTATGGCATAGTTGAACCTTTGATACGTTGTTTTACGTGTAGACACCGTGGCAAATTACTTTTACACCGGGTATTGCCACTCCCCTCGATATGCCCGGCTCAGGAGTTTGTTTGCTTCGGGATCGTTGGGGATCTGGCTGCCGTCCCAGGCTACGCTACGTCCCAGTTTCAGCGACAGCATACCCAGCAGCGCCATGTTCGTGGAGCGCTGACCGATCTCAATATCGCAAATGGGTAATTTATTCGATTTGATGCTGCCTAAAAAGTTAGCCCAGAGCTGGGCAATGTTCTGATCGTCGGGTTGATTCAGTTGCGCGTCCTGATGAATGACCTGCTTTTTCGGGTCGGACGGGTAGAAGGTCCAGCCATCGAGCCAGCCCATATGGAATGTGCCTTCCGTGCCGTAAAAATATACGCCTACGGCCTGCTGGGGGTGCGTTTTCTCGGCCATATTACCGCCGAAAGTCCGGTGCTCCCAGACAGCCGTAAAATCGTCAAATTCAAAGGTCGACACCTGATGATCAGGCGCATCGGTGCTGTCCTGCCTGATGGCCCGCCCACCGGTCGAGTACACCTTTCGGGGATGTTTCTCATCCGTACACCACAGAATCTGATCCATCCAGTGAACACCCCAGTCGCCGAGAGTTCCGTTAGCGTAGTCCAGGAAGTTACGCCAGCCTCTCGGGTGCATGGCGGGGTTGTAGGCACGTAACGGCGCGGGACCACACCACATATTCCAGTCCATCTCCTGGGGCGCTTCGCCGTCGGGCGTTGGTTTTCCGGGGCCACCGCTGTAATGCACAAACGCCCTTGCCATACCAATTTTCCCGACCTTACCCGACTTGATAAACTCCATACCCGATACGTTATGGGGCGATACGCGTCGGTGCATACCCACCTGACAGATACGCCCGGTCTGGCGGGCCGTTTTCACCATCGCCTTGCCTTCATTGATGGTATGACCGATCGGTTTTTCGACGTACACATGGGCACCGGCCTGCATGGCCGCAATAGCAATAAGCGGGTGCCAGTGGTCGGGGGTGGCCACGATGACGATCTCAGGCTTCTCGGTGGCCAGCATTTCCCGATAATCCCGGTACAGTTTCGGCCGGTCGGTTGTCAGCTTACCCAGTTCGTCGCTGGCCTTTTTGAGCTGACGCGAATCCACATCGCACATGGCCACGATTTTTGATTCACCAGCCTGCACGGCGCATCGCAGGATGTTGCCCCCCCACCAGCCGGTACCCACTACGGCGGTACGGTATTTTTCTGCTTTTTTAGGCGTGATAAACGCCCGAACCTCCATTGGATCGGTGATTAAGGCAGCGCCCGCCAGCGCCGAAGTTTTCAGAAAGTCGGTACGGTTCATAGGATACTGGTAGTTAGCCCATTCAGGTCGCTGCCGATACCCAGACCAGCAACACAGGTGCTTTTAGCCAATAAAGTATGACCTACTGGCTAAGCTACTGATACGGAACTGTAACCAGTAGCGCCTGTCCATTCGAACGAGAGTAATTGATCCATATTAACGATTGCTTACAGCATCAGCTCCATCTGAATATTGGCTCGCTGATAAGGGGAAACGGCCCCCACGATCCGCTGGAAGCCCAGTTTATGGTATAGATTGATGGCCGGTTTCAGCATCGTATTGCTTTCCAGATATACCCGTTTGGCGCCCAGTGCCCTGGCTTTATCCAGAGCAGCCTGCCCCAGCAGCCAGCCCACATGCTTTCCCTGCGCTTTGGGCGACACGGCCATTTTAGCCATCTCGTAACTGACATCGTCCATTTTGATCAGGGCACAGGTACCAACGGGCTCGCCCTGGTAGAGCGCCATCAGAATTGCCCCGCCCGGCTGGAGAATTTTCTCATCGGGGTGATTCAGGGCCTTGTAATCAGCTTCTTCCATTACAAAATAGTTCGTAATCCATTCCTGATTGAGTTGACGGAAGGCGTCATGATACTGCTCCGTGTAAGGTACAATCGCCACCTGCCCCCGCTCGCGCTGTTTACGGTGTTCATTCACTCGCTCGAACAAACTTTGCTGAGCCAGCAGATAGTCAAGCTCGTCCAGCGCCATCCAGATGTTGTGCTGGGTCTGGGTCAGCATATCGTCGACGGCATTCCCTACGTCGGTCAGCTGATGTTGCAGCGCCGGAAGCTGCTGCCGGGCCTGATCCGTCAACGTAATGATTGTTTTGCGCCCGTCGTCGGCGGATTTACTGATTGTTACAAACCCGCGCTGATTCATCTCTTTAATCACCTGGCTCACTGATGCCTGCGACTGACCTATCGTTTCTGCCAGTTGCGCGACCGACTGGCTATCCTGCTGCGTGAGGGCGTAGACTACTGGAAACCAGCGCGGCTCAGTAGCCACACCGTAGAGAGCATAAACCTTTGTTGCTTCCTGCGTCAATCGCTCGCTCATCTGCCGTAATCGGCTCCCTAACGCCAGAGGCCCCGTTTTTTGAAAGAAATTCATATGCATTACAATTTACATAAGTACTTATACAATTATAAATAATGATACTTATTTCTCCAACTAAATGGTAGATACACTTCTGTTATTCTCGTTTTGATCCAGCTAGCTAGACAAAAAAGACAGTACTGTAAGAACGCTTTTAAGTATGTGATTATCGACAAACGCGAACCACTCATTGGTAGAATGCCGCTTCCGTTTGTCAAACCCGGTCAATCGCCGTAATTTCGGGCTATTATTAGTTGCTCGTGCTATGACGGAAGCCCCGAAAGACTCCTCCGAGAAGTCGCTGAATTTTATTGAACAGTTTGTTGAAGAAGATCTGGCTGCCGGCAAAAACGGTGGTCGCGTGCATACCCGTTTTCCACCCGAACCCAATGGCTATCTGCACATTGGGCACGCTAAATCAATCTGCCTGAACTTTGGCCTGGCCGACAAATACGGTGGGCAAACCAATCTCCGGTTCGACGATACCAACCCCGTCACCGAAGATACCGAGTATGTCGATTCGATTAAGAATGACGTGCGCTGGCTGGGTTTCGACTGGGAAAACGAATTTTACGCGTCGGATTATTTCGATCAGCTCTACAGCTTTGCGGAAACGCTGATTCAAAAAGGGCTGGCTTACGTCGATGATTCCACCGCGGAAGAAATTGCGGCCCAGAAGGGAACGCCAACCGAACCCGGCCGCATGAGTGTTTACCGCGACCGGAGCGTGGACGAAAACCTCGACCTGTTCCGGCGCATGAAAGCAGGCGACTATCCCGACGGCGCGAAGGTGTTACGGGCGAAGGTCGACATGGCCTCGCCAAACATGCAGCTCCGCGACCCAATCATTTACCGCATCAAACACGCGCATCATCACCGGACCGGCGATACCTGGTGCATCTACCCGATGTACGATTTCGCCCACGGCCAGTCGGATGCCATTGAGCATATCACTCACTCGCTCTGTACGCTGGAATTTGAAGTACACCGGCCGCTCTACGACTGGTTTATCCAGCAGCTTAGCCTCTTCCCGTCGCGGCAGATCGAGTTTGCGCGGCTCAATCTGACCTATACGGTCATGAGCAAGCGGAAACTGAAACAACTGGTCGAAGAAGGCCACGTCAGCGGCTGGGACGATCCCCGGATGCCAACGATTGCCGGTATTCGTCGGCGCGGATACACACCCGCCAGTATTCGTGAGTTTGCCGACCGGATCGGTATTGCCAAACGCGACAACCTAATCGACGTAGGGCTGCTGGAATTCTGCATCCGCGAAGAGCTGAACAAAACCACCGACCGCGTGATGGCCGTAGTCGATGAAAAACCCCTGAAACTGGTTATCACTAATTACACCCAGGGCGAAGAAATTCTGCACATCGAAAACAACCCCGAAGACCCGAACTCGGGAACGCGGGCGGTGCCGTTCAGCCGGGAGGTATACATTGAGCGGGACGACTTCATGGAAAATCCACCGAAGAAATATTTCCGGCTTTTTCCGGGTGGCATGGTTCGGCTCAAGGGCGCTTACATCATCAAGTGTGAGGAAGTCGTCAGGGACAACGCGGGTGAAATCATCGAGCTACATTGCACCTACATTCCTGAAAGCCGGAGCGGTTCCGATACGTCGGGCATCAACGTGAAAGGGACTATCCACTGGGTATCGGTTCCGCACGCGGTCGAAGCCGAAGTTCGGTTGTACGACCGGCTTTTCTCGGTAGAAAACCCGGCTGCGGATGATTCGGAAGGCCGCCCCCGCGATTTCAAAGAATTGATCAATCCGAATTCGCTCGAAGTCGTACGCGCTTTTGTCGAGCCAGCGCTCATTGAAGCCGTTAACAAGCAGCCGGATCTAAAAGTCCAGTTTATGCGGAAGGGCTACTTTATCCTCGACCCGGACTCGACACCCGGCCGGCCTGTCTTCAACCGGACCGTTACGTTGAAAGACGGCTGGGCGAAGGAGCAGAAGAAGGGATAAACGTTCGGAAGGGGTAACATCGTTAAACAATCAAAAGAGGAACAATATGCCAGGTATTGTTCCTCTTTTGATTTAAGTCGTTATGTTACGTAACTTTCTGCCATGAGCCAGATTCACAAATCCCGTTCGTTCGAGGACATTCCGACTTACGACAAAGCCTACTGGTGGTCTAAAACGCCGGAAGAGCGGCTGGCAGCTGCGTTAAAGCTGATCCAGCGCGCAAAGGCAATCTATCGGGCCAATCCCGCTAATCCCCCTTTAGAAAATGGAGGACAAGTACTTAAGTCTAATAAGCCTATTCAACGAAGAGGGCGTTGATTATGTAGTTCTGGGCGGTCATGCCGTGATCGCTCACGGCTATTTACGCACCACCAGCGACATCGACATCTTTGTTCGGCCTAGCTCTGATAATGCCGATCGGCTACTCAGGGCTTTATACCGATACGGCTACAAAAATGATGAGTTCGAGCACAGCGACTTCACAACGGTACCCAATTATTTATCCTTCAATCGGTACGACGAGTGGATAGATTTGATGACCTTCACGCTGGGCGTTACATTTGACGAGTGCTACCAGAACAAAGTAGTATTGATGGTTGAAGGGATAGCGACCAACGTAATTAGCCTGCCAGATTTGATACGTAATAAAACAGCTACCGGTCGTCCCCAAGACTTGCGTGATTTAGAAAACCTGCCCTCCGCTGATAACTAGCAGAATGCCAAGACATTCTGACATTTTAGCAATTTGAGGCTCCCTTTATTTCCTTTTTTTAAAGACACTCATCGGTCATTTGCGTCCATAACCTTTCAGTCCATAGAGTAGTTATTCTAGTACAACAAAACTTAAATAACTCAACGACATGGACAATCAACAAAACCTCTCAGGTAAGAAAGTTGCCGTTCTTTTAACCGAAGGATTTGAGCAGGTCGAAATGACCGAACCCCGCAAAGCGCTACAGGAAGCAGGCGCGACGGTACATATCATTGCTCCTAAATCGGGCGACGTAAAAGCCTGGGATATGGACGACTGGGGCGAAACGTTCGACGTGGACCTGGCCCTTGATGCTACTAATTCCGACCAGTATGATGCCCTGCTGCTGCCCGGTGGCGTCATGAACCCCGACCATCTCCGCATGGATCCGAAAGCGGTTCAGTTTGCGAAGTCATTCTTTGATGCGAACAAACCCGTTGCTGCCATTTGTCACGCGGCCATGACGCTGATTGAAGCGGATGTGGTTAACGGTAAAACCATGACATCGTACCCATCGATTAAAACAGACCTGAAAAACGCTGGTGCCAACTGGATCGATCAGGAAGTTGTCGTTGACGGTAATCTGGTATCGAGCCGCAAACCCGACGACATTCCAGCCTTCAACCGGGAAATGGTGAAGCTATTTGCCCGGAACGTCACAGCGAAACCGGTGGCCTAGTACCTTGATCTTTATCAGAGTTCAGAACTCTGGCAAAGATCACAATAAACGAAGAAAGGACCTCAGTACTGAGGTCCTTTCTTCGTTTATTTACCCTTAAAATAGCTCACGGGCAATTTTCATGACGTTGTCCGCTTTACCCATCGTATAGAAGTGTAGAACGGGCGCCCCAGCCGCAATCAGTTCGCGTCCCTGCTGAATTCCCCACTCAATACCTACCTGCTTAGCCTGCTGATCGTTTTCGCAACTCTGTACAGCACGCACCAGATCGTCGGGCATTTCGAGGTGAAACAGCTTCGGCAGGATTTCCAGCTGGCGCCGGGTTGCCAGCGGTTTCAGTCCCGGTATGATGGGTACCATAATACCCGCCTGACGGCAGCGCTCGACGAAATCAAAATACTTTCCGTTGTCGAAAAACATCTGCGTCACGATATAGTCGGCCCCTTTATCGACTTTGTATCTCAGGTATTCGAAGTCCGTATCGTGATCCATGGCCTCAAAATGCTT encodes:
- a CDS encoding Gfo/Idh/MocA family protein, giving the protein MNRTDFLKTSALAGAALITDPMEVRAFITPKKAEKYRTAVVGTGWWGGNILRCAVQAGESKIVAMCDVDSRQLKKASDELGKLTTDRPKLYRDYREMLATEKPEIVIVATPDHWHPLIAIAAMQAGAHVYVEKPIGHTINEGKAMVKTARQTGRICQVGMHRRVSPHNVSGMEFIKSGKVGKIGMARAFVHYSGGPGKPTPDGEAPQEMDWNMWCGPAPLRAYNPAMHPRGWRNFLDYANGTLGDWGVHWMDQILWCTDEKHPRKVYSTGGRAIRQDSTDAPDHQVSTFEFDDFTAVWEHRTFGGNMAEKTHPQQAVGVYFYGTEGTFHMGWLDGWTFYPSDPKKQVIHQDAQLNQPDDQNIAQLWANFLGSIKSNKLPICDIEIGQRSTNMALLGMLSLKLGRSVAWDGSQIPNDPEANKLLSRAYRGEWQYPV
- a CDS encoding bifunctional helix-turn-helix transcriptional regulator/GNAT family N-acetyltransferase — encoded protein: MNFFQKTGPLALGSRLRQMSERLTQEATKVYALYGVATEPRWFPVVYALTQQDSQSVAQLAETIGQSQASVSQVIKEMNQRGFVTISKSADDGRKTIITLTDQARQQLPALQHQLTDVGNAVDDMLTQTQHNIWMALDELDYLLAQQSLFERVNEHRKQRERGQVAIVPYTEQYHDAFRQLNQEWITNYFVMEEADYKALNHPDEKILQPGGAILMALYQGEPVGTCALIKMDDVSYEMAKMAVSPKAQGKHVGWLLGQAALDKARALGAKRVYLESNTMLKPAINLYHKLGFQRIVGAVSPYQRANIQMELML
- a CDS encoding glutamine--tRNA ligase/YqeY domain fusion protein codes for the protein MTEAPKDSSEKSLNFIEQFVEEDLAAGKNGGRVHTRFPPEPNGYLHIGHAKSICLNFGLADKYGGQTNLRFDDTNPVTEDTEYVDSIKNDVRWLGFDWENEFYASDYFDQLYSFAETLIQKGLAYVDDSTAEEIAAQKGTPTEPGRMSVYRDRSVDENLDLFRRMKAGDYPDGAKVLRAKVDMASPNMQLRDPIIYRIKHAHHHRTGDTWCIYPMYDFAHGQSDAIEHITHSLCTLEFEVHRPLYDWFIQQLSLFPSRQIEFARLNLTYTVMSKRKLKQLVEEGHVSGWDDPRMPTIAGIRRRGYTPASIREFADRIGIAKRDNLIDVGLLEFCIREELNKTTDRVMAVVDEKPLKLVITNYTQGEEILHIENNPEDPNSGTRAVPFSREVYIERDDFMENPPKKYFRLFPGGMVRLKGAYIIKCEEVVRDNAGEIIELHCTYIPESRSGSDTSGINVKGTIHWVSVPHAVEAEVRLYDRLFSVENPAADDSEGRPRDFKELINPNSLEVVRAFVEPALIEAVNKQPDLKVQFMRKGYFILDPDSTPGRPVFNRTVTLKDGWAKEQKKG
- a CDS encoding nucleotidyltransferase, producing MEDKYLSLISLFNEEGVDYVVLGGHAVIAHGYLRTTSDIDIFVRPSSDNADRLLRALYRYGYKNDEFEHSDFTTVPNYLSFNRYDEWIDLMTFTLGVTFDECYQNKVVLMVEGIATNVISLPDLIRNKTATGRPQDLRDLENLPSADN
- a CDS encoding type 1 glutamine amidotransferase domain-containing protein; protein product: MDNQQNLSGKKVAVLLTEGFEQVEMTEPRKALQEAGATVHIIAPKSGDVKAWDMDDWGETFDVDLALDATNSDQYDALLLPGGVMNPDHLRMDPKAVQFAKSFFDANKPVAAICHAAMTLIEADVVNGKTMTSYPSIKTDLKNAGANWIDQEVVVDGNLVSSRKPDDIPAFNREMVKLFARNVTAKPVA